The segment ACAACAATGATGCGTGTGGAGGTTTTGTTTTTTGGAAAACTGGTTGACATTGCAGGTACTTCGCTTGTACTGAATAATATAATATCAACTGATGAACTGTTGGAACAACTGCGTTTGCAGTTTCCTGCACTTGCAGCAGAAAAATTTATAATGGCGGTTAATAAGAAAACCATCTCAGCTAATACTCCTTTAACTGATAATTGCACGGTTGTTTTATTGCCACCATTCTCCGGCGGATAAATATGAACAA is part of the Lacibacter sediminis genome and harbors:
- a CDS encoding MoaD/ThiS family protein, whose translation is MLLNTTMMRVEVLFFGKLVDIAGTSLVLNNIISTDELLEQLRLQFPALAAEKFIMAVNKKTISANTPLTDNCTVVLLPPFSGG